Proteins encoded by one window of Arabidopsis thaliana chromosome 2, partial sequence:
- the GEM gene encoding GRAM domain family protein (GL2-EXPRESSION MODULATOR (GEM); CONTAINS InterPro DOMAIN/s: GRAM (InterPro:IPR004182); BEST Arabidopsis thaliana protein match is: GRAM domain family protein (TAIR:AT4G40100.1); Has 35333 Blast hits to 34131 proteins in 2444 species: Archae - 798; Bacteria - 22429; Metazoa - 974; Fungi - 991; Plants - 531; Viruses - 0; Other Eukaryotes - 9610 (source: NCBI BLink).) translates to MEPPKGDTVVKTEVPVKDPSLSVVDSKTKGVEDANTEIALSDEVEIETKGSDSTPVKAPSRTSSGSKKSVHWSPELVSGSQEPDQKAASSSSAGSNPYIARSPAETSDASLKDTMETVKGVLGRWGKRVAEAAKKTESLAGNTWQHLRTAPSFADAAMGRIAQSTKVFAEGGYEKIFRQTFETDPEEQLLNSFACYLSTSAGPVMGVLYISSAKLAYCSDNPLSYKNGDQTEWSYYKVMCPTPFISEL, encoded by the exons ATGGAGCCGCCGAAGGGAGATACCGTAGTGAAGACTGAGGTCCCGGTGAAGGATCCATCGCTAAGCGTCGTCGATTCGAAAACGAAGGGAGTCGAGGATGCGAACACTGAGATAGCCTTGTCCGATGAGGTTGAAATCGAGACGAAGGGAAGCGATTCGACACCGGTGAAAGCTCCGAGTCGAACATCGTCTGGATCGAAGAAATCTGTACATTGGAGCCCCGAATTGGTGTCTGGATCTCAGGAACCGGATCAGAAAGCTGCATCGTCTTCTTCGGCTGGATCTAATCCGTATATTGCTCGTTCTCCAGCTGAGACTTCAGATGCTTCGTTGAAAG ATACGATGGAGACTGTGAAAGGAGTGCTTGGTAGATGGGGAAAGAGGGTTGCAGAAGCAGCAAAGAAGACGGAGAGCCTTGCCGGGAACACATGGCAACACC TGAGAACTGCTCCGAGTTTTGCGGATGCTGCAATGGGAAGAATTGCACAGAGTACAAAGGTCTTTGCAGAAGGAGGATATGAGAAGATATTCCGACAAACCTTTGAGACAGATCCCGAAGAACAGTTGCTAAATTCTTTTGCATGTTACTTGTCAACATCAGCTGGCCCAGTTATGGGAGTTCTATATATATCCAGTGCCAAACTTGCTTACTGTAGTGACAACCCTCTCTCCTATAAAAACGGTGATCAAACCGAATGGAGCTATTACAAGGTAATGTGTCCTACACCTTTCATTTCAGAATTATAG
- a CDS encoding MIZU-KUSSEI-like protein (Protein of unknown function, DUF617) (Protein of unknown function, DUF617; CONTAINS InterPro DOMAIN/s: Protein of unknown function DUF617, plant (InterPro:IPR006460); BEST Arabidopsis thaliana protein match is: Protein of unknown function, DUF617 (TAIR:AT5G65340.1); Has 35333 Blast hits to 34131 proteins in 2444 species: Archae - 798; Bacteria - 22429; Metazoa - 974; Fungi - 991; Plants - 531; Viruses - 0; Other Eukaryotes - 9610 (source: NCBI BLink).) has product MSKSKVIASMEFQSTVVATVDCQKQVRSWRLLRSFIQLLIPTCNCTLVQELEQDNTNLRGKKLYNDIKSRTSSFRSSSSLSSSTVTGTIFGYRKGKINFCIQTPRKSTNLDLLLELAVPTTVLAREMREGALRIVLERNNEKQDDDSFLSKPFWNMYCNGKRVGYARKRSPSQDDMTALTALSKVVVGAGVVTGKELGRFDDELMYLRASFRRVNGSKESESFHLIDPAGNIGQELSIFIVPSSV; this is encoded by the coding sequence ATGTCAAAGAGCAAAGTCATAGCTTCAATGGAGTTTCAATCGACGGTGGTAGCAACCGTAGACTGCCAGAAACAAGTCCGGTCATGGCGTCTCCTCCGCTCATTCATTCAGCTTTTAATCCCAACTTGCAACTGCACATTAGTCCAAGAACTCGAACAAGATAACACTAACTTGAGAGGCAAGAAACTCTACAATGACATCAAATCACGCACGTCTTCCTTTCGCTCCTCTTCGTCCCTTTCTTCATCTACAGTCACAGGAACAATCTTCGGATACcgaaaaggaaaaatcaatTTCTGTATCCAAACACCAAGAAAATCGACAAACCTTGATCTTCTCCTCGAGCTAGCAGTTCCAACGACGGTTTTAGCTCGAGAAATGAGAGAAGGAGCGTTGCGTATAGTGTTAGAACGTAACAACGAAAAACAAGACGACGactcttttttgtcaaagccATTTTGGAACATGTATTGCAATGGAAAAAGAGTTGGTTATGCGAGAAAACGCAGTCCCTCTCAGGATGACATGACGGCGTTGACCGCTCTTAGTAAAGTGGTGGTTGGAGCAGGAGTTGTGACTGGGAAAGAACTTGGCCGGTTCGATGATGAATTGATGTATTTGAGAGCTAGTTTCAGACGAGTTAATGGTTCGAAAGAATCTGAATCTTTCCATTTGATTGATCCAGCTGGGAATATTGGACAAGAACTCAGTATCTTCATTGTCCCATCATCAGTCTGA
- the PFK5 gene encoding phosphofructokinase 5 (phosphofructokinase 5 (PFK5); CONTAINS InterPro DOMAIN/s: Pyrophosphate-dependent phosphofructokinase TP0108 (InterPro:IPR012004), Phosphofructokinase (InterPro:IPR000023); BEST Arabidopsis thaliana protein match is: phosphofructokinase 4 (TAIR:AT5G61580.1); Has 7923 Blast hits to 7389 proteins in 2127 species: Archae - 28; Bacteria - 5127; Metazoa - 660; Fungi - 395; Plants - 392; Viruses - 2; Other Eukaryotes - 1319 (source: NCBI BLink).) — protein sequence MDALSQAISSGISVPYKNNSSSLVPSHGLTSLILRKSRSPVNPSSRSRVSVRASEIQHSKTSASSIDLSDPDWKLKYEKDFEQRFSIPHITDVLPDAEAIRSTFCLKMRSPTEDFVGGYPSDEEWHGYINNNDRVLLKVISYSSPTSAGAECLDHDCSWVEQWIHRAGPREKIYFRPEEVKAAIITCGGLCPGLNDVIRHIVITLEIYGVKNIVGIPFGYRGFSDKDLTEMPLSRKVVQNIHLSGGSLLGVSRGGPSVSEIVDSMEERGINMLFVLGGNGTHAGANAIHNECRKRKIKVAVVGVPKTIDNDILHMDKTFGFDTAVEEAQRAINSAYIEAHSAYHGIGVVKLMGRNSGFIAMQASLASGQVDICLIPEVPFNLHGPNGVLKHLKYLIETKGSAVICVAEGAGQNFLEKTNAKDASGNAVLGDFGVYIQQETKKYFKEISTPIDVKYIDPTYMIRAVRANASDGILCTVLGQNAVHGAFAGYSGITVGIINTHYAYLPITEVIAYPKSVDPNSRMWHRCLTSTGQPDFI from the exons ATGGATGCTCTTTCTCAGGCGATCAGTTCCGGGATCTCCGTTCCTTACAAGaacaattcttcttctctcgtTCCTTCTCACGGACTCACCTCCTTAATCCTCCGGAAATCGAGATCTCCGGTGAATCCCTCATCACGATCTCGCGTCTCGGTGCGAGCTTCGGAGATTCAACACAGCAAAACCTCAGCTTCATCGATCGATCTCAGCGATCCAGATTGGAAATTAAAGTATGAGAAAGATTTCGAGCAACGATTCAGCATACCTCACATCACTGATGTCTTACCTGATGCTGAAGCCATTCGTTCAACGTTTTGTCTTAAGATGAG GTCTCCGACGGAAGATTTTGTTGGTGGTTACCCTTCTGATGAAGAATGGCATGGATACATTAATAACAATGATAGAGTTCTTCTCAAG GTTATTAGTTACTCCTCACCTACTTCTGCTGGAGCTGAGTGCCTTGATCATGACTGTTCTTGGGTTGAACAATG GATTCACCGTGCTGGTCCGAGGGAGAAGATATACTTCAGGCCGGAAGAAGTGAAAGCTGCGATTATCACTTGTGGTGGCCTTTGCCCTGGTCTCAATGATGTCATCAGACAT ATTGTCATTACTCTTGAGATTTATGGTGTTAAGAACATTGTGGGGATTCCTTTCGGTTATCGAGGCTTCTCTGATAAAGATCTAACTGAAATGCCG TTATCAAGGAAAGTGGTTCAGAATATTCATTTATCTGGAGGAAGTTTGCTTGGAGTTTCACGTGGAGGCCCGAGTGTGAGTGAAATTGTCGACAGCATGGAG GAGAGAGGAATCAACATGCTTTTCGTGCTCGGTGGAAACGGAACTCATGCTGGCGCCAACGCTATACACAATGAG TGCcgcaaaagaaagataaaggtAGCTGTAGTTGGTGTGCCAAAAACCATCGACAATGATATTTTACATATGGATAAAACTTTTGGGTTTGATACTGCTGTTGAAGAAGCTCAACGAGCAATTAACTCTGCTTACATTGAG GCACATAGTGCTTATCATGGCATTGGCGTTGTAAAACTGATGGGTCGTAACAGTGGTTTCATTGCTATGCAAGCCTCTCTAGCAAGTGGACAAGTCGACATCTGTTTGATTCCTGAG GTTCCCTTCAATCTTCATGGGCCTAATGGTGTATTGAAGCATTTGAAGTACCTTATTGAAACAAAAGGCTCTGCTGTGATCTGTGTAGCAGAAGGAGCTGGACAG aattttcttgagaaaaccAATGCCAAAGATGCATCTGGAAACGCCGTACTTGGTGATTTCGGTGTGTATATTCAACAAGAG ACTAAGAAgtatttcaaagaaataaGTACTCCAATAGATGTGAAGTATATTGATCCAACATACATGATTCGCGCTGTACGTGCAAATGCCTCGGATGGTATCCTCTGCACCGTTCTTGGACAAAACGCT GTTCATGGTGCGTTTGCTGGATACAGTGGAATCACGGTAGGCATAATCAACACTCACTATGCATATTTGCCAATCACTGAGGTAATTGCATATCCAAAATCAGTGGATCCTAATAGTCGAATGTGGCATCGTTGCTTGACATCAACGGGCCAACCCGATTTCATCtaa
- the GEM gene encoding GRAM domain family protein (GL2-EXPRESSION MODULATOR (GEM); CONTAINS InterPro DOMAIN/s: GRAM (InterPro:IPR004182); BEST Arabidopsis thaliana protein match is: GRAM domain family protein (TAIR:AT4G40100.1); Has 360 Blast hits to 359 proteins in 24 species: Archae - 0; Bacteria - 0; Metazoa - 1; Fungi - 0; Plants - 359; Viruses - 0; Other Eukaryotes - 0 (source: NCBI BLink).) has product MEPPKGDTVVKTEVPVKDPSLSVVDSKTKGVEDANTEIALSDEVEIETKGSDSTPVKAPSRTSSGSKKSVHWSPELVSGSQEPDQKAASSSSAGSNPYIARSPAETSDASLKDTMETVKGVLGRWGKRVAEAAKKTESLAGNTWQHLRTAPSFADAAMGRIAQSTKVFAEGGYEKIFRQTFETDPEEQLLNSFACYLSTSAGPVMGVLYISSAKLAYCSDNPLSYKNGDQTEWSYYKVVIPLHQLKAVNPSASIVNPAEKYIQVISVDNHEFWFMGFLNYDGAVTSLQDSLQAGALRSV; this is encoded by the exons ATGGAGCCGCCGAAGGGAGATACCGTAGTGAAGACTGAGGTCCCGGTGAAGGATCCATCGCTAAGCGTCGTCGATTCGAAAACGAAGGGAGTCGAGGATGCGAACACTGAGATAGCCTTGTCCGATGAGGTTGAAATCGAGACGAAGGGAAGCGATTCGACACCGGTGAAAGCTCCGAGTCGAACATCGTCTGGATCGAAGAAATCTGTACATTGGAGCCCCGAATTGGTGTCTGGATCTCAGGAACCGGATCAGAAAGCTGCATCGTCTTCTTCGGCTGGATCTAATCCGTATATTGCTCGTTCTCCAGCTGAGACTTCAGATGCTTCGTTGAAAG ATACGATGGAGACTGTGAAAGGAGTGCTTGGTAGATGGGGAAAGAGGGTTGCAGAAGCAGCAAAGAAGACGGAGAGCCTTGCCGGGAACACATGGCAACACC TGAGAACTGCTCCGAGTTTTGCGGATGCTGCAATGGGAAGAATTGCACAGAGTACAAAGGTCTTTGCAGAAGGAGGATATGAGAAGATATTCCGACAAACCTTTGAGACAGATCCCGAAGAACAGTTGCTAAATTCTTTTGCATGTTACTTGTCAACATCAGCTGGCCCAGTTATGGGAGTTCTATATATATCCAGTGCCAAACTTGCTTACTGTAGTGACAACCCTCTCTCCTATAAAAACGGTGATCAAACCGAATGGAGCTATTACAAG GTAGTAATTCCATTACATCAACTTAAAGCAGTGAATCCATCAGCGAGCATAGTCAATCCTGCAGAGAAGTACATACAGGTGATTTCGGTAGACAATCATGAGTTTTGGTTCATGGGTTTTTTAAACTACGACGGCGCTGTCACGTCTCTGCAAGATTCTTTGCAAGCCGGTGCTTTAAGGTCGGTGTGA
- the AGP2 gene encoding arabinogalactan protein 2 (arabinogalactan protein 2 (AGP2); BEST Arabidopsis thaliana protein match is: arabinogalactan protein 3 (TAIR:AT4G40090.1); Has 40526 Blast hits to 18637 proteins in 1352 species: Archae - 307; Bacteria - 12509; Metazoa - 8294; Fungi - 3358; Plants - 6174; Viruses - 1616; Other Eukaryotes - 8268 (source: NCBI BLink).) — MNSKAMQALIFLGFLATSCLAQAPAPAPTTVTPPPTALPPVTAETPSPIASPPVPVNEPTPAPTTSPTTSPVASPPQTDAPAPGPSAGLTPTSSPAPGPDGAADAPSAAWANKAFLVGTAVAGALYAVVLA; from the coding sequence ATGAATTCTAAGGCAATGCAAGCTTTGatctttcttggtttcttGGCCACTTCATGTCTCGCTCAAGCTCCTGCACCAGCACCAACCACCGTTACTCCTCCACCAACGGCGCTTCCTCCAGTGACAGCAGAAACACCTTCACCAATTGCTTCACCGCCTGTTCCAGTTAACGAGCCAACTCCAGCTCCTACCACTTCTCCAACAACATCCCCGGTTGCTTCTCCTCCTCAGACCGATGCTCCTGCTCCCGGTCCTTCCGCTGGATTAACTCCAACTTCGTCTCCAGCTCCAGGACCAGACGGTGCTGCTGATGCACCAAGTGCCGCATGGGCTAACAAAGCTTTCCTTGTGGGAACAGCTGTTGCCGGAGCTTTATACGCTGTCGTTTTGGCTTAG
- the RIBA2 gene encoding riboflavin biosynthesis protein (riboflavin biosynthesis protein, putative; FUNCTIONS IN: 3,4-dihydroxy-2-butanone-4-phosphate synthase activity, GTP cyclohydrolase II activity; INVOLVED IN: riboflavin biosynthetic process; LOCATED IN: chloroplast; EXPRESSED IN: 23 plant structures; EXPRESSED DURING: 13 growth stages; CONTAINS InterPro DOMAIN/s: GTP cyclohydrolase II (InterPro:IPR000926), Riboflavin biosynthesis protein RibA (InterPro:IPR016299), DHBP synthase RibB (InterPro:IPR000422), DHBP synthase RibB-like alpha/beta domain (InterPro:IPR017945); BEST Arabidopsis thaliana protein match is: GTP cyclohydrolase II (TAIR:AT5G64300.1); Has 11284 Blast hits to 11282 proteins in 2317 species: Archae - 207; Bacteria - 6851; Metazoa - 1; Fungi - 301; Plants - 119; Viruses - 0; Other Eukaryotes - 3805 (source: NCBI BLink).), with protein MASLTLRCDSTHLLPSRDVVKGTKPFGTSLVYPRIISKKFNVRMRVIPEEGDVFSSSKSNGSSMGIELQPDLVSFGTLAAEMIPTTMDSPEVEDEEFDLDRPTDGFASIPQAIEDIRHGKMVVVVDDEDRENEGDLIMAASLATPEAMAFVVKHGTGIVCVSMKGEDLERLELPLMVTRKDNEEKLRTAFTVSVDAKKGTSTGVSARDRAQTILTLASKDSKPEDFNRPGHIFPLRYREGGVLKRAGHTEASVDLTVLAGLEPVSVLCEIVDDDGSMARLPRLRQFAQENNLKLISIADLIRYRRKRERLVEFTAVAPIPTMWGPFKAHCFKSLLDGVEHIAMVKGEIGDGKDILVRVHAECITDDIFGNSSGGKQLAIAMRLIEENGRGVFVYLRGPESKGIDLSHKPRTYNTNSDQAEGVSFPVASREYGIGAQILRDLGVREMKVMTNNPAHYVGLKGYGLSISGKVPLITTP; from the exons ATGGCGTCGCTTACTCTCCGGTGCGATTCGACGCATCTTTTGCCTTCCCG TGATGTTGTCAAGGGAACAAAACCATTTGGAACGAGCTTGGTGTATCCTAGGATCATATCGAAGAAGTTTAATGTTAGAATGAGAGTGATACCTGAGGAAGGAGAtgtgttctcttcttctaagAGTAATGGATCATCAATGGGGATTGAGTTACAGCCAGATTTGGTTTCGTTTGGAACATTAGCAGCTGAAATGATTCCTACAACAATGGATTCTCCTGAAGTTGAGGATGAAGAGTTTGATTTAGATCGACCTACTGATGGATTTGCGTCTATTCCTCAAGCTATTGAAGATATTCGACATGGCAAG ATGGTAGTTGTtgtagatgatgaagataGAGAAAACGAAGGAGATTTGATAATGGCGGCATCTTTGGCTACACCTGAAGCTATGGCTTTTGTTGTAAAGCATGGGACTGGAATCGTGTGTGTGAGCATGAAAGGCGAAGACTTGGAGAGGTTAGAGCTTCCTTTAATGGTAACGCGTAAGGATAACGAGGAAAAACTCCGCACGGCCTTCACGGTTTCAGTG GACGCAAAAAAGGGAACATCCACAGGTGTCTCAGCTCGTGATAGGGCGCAAACAATATTAACCCTTGcatcaaaagattcaaaacctGAAGATTTCAATCGTCCTGGTCATATTTTTCCTTTGAGATACAGAGAAGGTGGTGTTCTTAAAAGAGCAGGGCATACAGAAGCCTCTGTTGACTTGACTGTGTTGGCCGGTTTAGAACCAGTATCTGTTTTATGTGAGATtgtagatgatgatggttcCATGGCTAGATTACCAAGACTCCGCCAATTCGCTCAAGAGAACAACTTGAAATTAATTTCAATCGCTGATTTAATCAG ATACcgaaggaaaagagagagactggTTGAGTTTACTGCGGTTGCGCCTATACCGACAATGTGGGGACCATTCAAAGCACATTGCTTTAAGTCATTACTTGATGGAGTTGAGCACATTGCAATGGTCAAG GGAGAAATCGGAGATGGGAAGGATATTCTCGTGAGAGTACACGCGGAGTGTATCACAGATGATATATTCGGAAATAGCTCTGGTGGAAAACAGTTAGCGATTGCAATGAGACTGATTGAAGAAAATGGGAGAGGTGTTTTTGTCTACTTACGTGGTCCTGAAAGTAAAGGCATTGATCTAAGCCACAAGCCTCGTACTTACAACACCAATTCAGATCAAGCCGAGGGTGTTTCATTTCCCGTTGCTTCACGGGAATACGGCATTGGAGCACAa ATTCTAAGGGATCTTGGAGTTAGAGAGATGAAGGTGATGACGAATAATCCAGCACATTACGTTGGTCTTAAAGGCTATGGTTTATCAATTTCTGGTAAGGTTCCACTCATTACTACTCCTTAA